A single region of the Podospora pseudopauciseta strain CBS 411.78 chromosome 1, whole genome shotgun sequence genome encodes:
- a CDS encoding hypothetical protein (BUSCO:EOG092605QM; COG:K; EggNog:ENOG503NUVT): MAAENGRRSVSPESSGRDSPVPRQWRNQLGSEDAPPKDKHYRKYANGIDRALSLFETALQEWADYISFLNRLLKALQARSSSITTIPAKATVAKRLSQCLNPSLPSGVHQKALEVYNYVFTVMGKDGLSKDLPLYLPGLASVLSFASLSVRAPFLDLLERHFLHVHPRSLRPAMKSIVLALLPGLEEETSEDFERTLKLLERFKVAIRPPESQEITPAHSTGDDFFWQCFFLASITGHSRRTGALAYLSRLLPRLGTSVTPEANKSEGDSESAAKLSQLVTSPEPGLLIRCFAAGLVDDQLLIQRGYLDLLVTHLPLHSEVLQKRAKAGDLELLLRAAVGVTVRRDMSLNRRLWSWLLGPEPAASAEHEGALDSPTSATTQPHFFSRTNYFEEYGLQPLTRALLSMVKSEAGNNPSERARPYRICLSLMDRWEIGGLVVPEVFMSIVDSVKRFKEKAATKTDFTEVLRSASVFFDGVESGLIYSEMLSLMVQAISPGDLSAADRRAKLDLVKFILAHFNVREEEMITIHAPLTVLAILGMIEEAKEKNRSTYEQALEIAASLLDLVPERAFFMDSGNKSNPAIESKVLAATPNLELLQKIKTFYVTDQGNLEASQPPYVSHNVAELLLQKACDLMCEGLGQTESGANVAIKTRVFMLVLSKAPTNLLLDTKKLLAALHDCLSVETTVAFTTYSSAISLSSHLYTLGRISPDDLSGLVVPLVRHAWSFLAASEPKYHVETVRSLWLLQTALTPLNREIEAAICSLMLEHDISGTYAQRSADPGRSFCVLWSHSLQDNPSGVDRRAPKTPNGEKIPRLGGMDNYEVMLTRPLFLMLDSLADERTQLFMTVKTWLNTLIGMDKLLGIFVSKFAELPFLRRQHGAAADPKDVHFTNEDDLDLGLYYVRSLSSVLRWAPDAAWGVLSKRTIRSSQPVAEIAGTEEDVTLQEFFLHVCLQCMACDEIPGDQLSKVRIAQLYRAALTVLHQILLNPFAGPLSKLKLEHLLIDKLSKSLTGPDPYVQVLLLDVVFAALKLRELVPVELPTSPVAEKQLSPTGERSKSFRISVANERPQAQLPPPPPTLLRCILAGLGSPSSRPVLDSWVSFLSECLPLYADSIFQVLIPLVETLCSQISSTFSNLQHLFRTPDQAPSQAPGAPETTLISLLNGLEQVLANGHDRLLAEEARAQVVKSPEQPQGFFGNMGLSVFSNDAPQSRSVTANDRLTVLLAFQDAVRICFAIWSWGQGSDAARQDSTSAASFGFTSLRMRNRARRLLEHLFAAETLECLETVIGIWKDALDSPDQSSHAEVFNLLPALDGSRPKHTIPALFNAIYSRTNPGALDPSRRSTLTIELQDTDVVIFLVDYTRSLEDDTMDEIWGDCTAFLKDLLGNPFPHRQTLPSLLEFAAVLGEKVDNTNFGEQRKMRRELADLFLRLLTAIFTTRPTSFTESSGTVSLSGAVSEKRASESLSLPLSLSTVNRLPGDRADDVVGILAGIVPNLAKILVENDRILQAASAISANVIGPTLRSKAFPDTVSGSTLVLLHELARLPNNQKGWKKDVADAFNDSRFFGSNLGLVQSGWLPLLSQWAVADKERMPEVLSRITPPTTAGIVFGVGATSARLEADRKTQLNLRRVAALILACPYDAFAAELGPVLEKLVELLGATSTSSPSSTTRAEVYMVFRALVLRISPVHLAGMWPVINAELHQAISSVVAPDHSPLADTYNNASVLQACKLLDLFVCLAPDDFQLHEWLFVTDTIDAVYRPAGGYKPVALVDEVSEELGASGGAAAAATGVVEEIGGVGSGGGVRRPLLGGVISCDDGGLLERRDELVARVLRPFFGQLSIWAFESRYAMGRVEVGGLEGGLVRDVFWEGSVVRAL, from the exons ATGGCGGCAGAAAACGGTCGCCGCTCCGTCTCCCCTGAGAGCTCTGGCCGCGATTCGCCAGTGCCGCGACAGTGGAGGAACCAGCTGGGGAGTG AAGATGCGCCGCCGAAAGACAAACACTACCGCAAGTACGCCAATGGCATCGACCgagccctctccctcttcgaGACGGCCCTGCAGGAATGGGCCGACTACATCTCATTCCTCAACCGCCTGCTCAAG GCTCTCCAAGCACGATCCtcaagcatcaccaccatccccgccaAGGCCACCGTCGCAAAGCGTCTGTCGCAATGTCTGAACCCCTCGCTGCCCTCGGGCGTACACCAAAAGGCCCTCGAGGTCTACAACTACGTCTTTACTGTAATGGGTAAAGATGGCCTGTCAAAAGACCTCCCGTTGTACCTCCCCGGCCTGGCCTCGGTCCTCTCGTTCGCTTCGCTTTCCGTTCGTGCCCCattccttgacctcctcgagCGCCACTTTCTGCATGTCCACCCTCGTTCGTTACGCCCCGCCATGAAATCAATTGTGCTGGCACTATTACCTGGCCTGGAGGAGGAAACCAGCGAGGACTTTGAGAGGACTTTGAAGCTACTAGAGCGCTTCAAGGTCGCGATTCGTCCGCCTGAAAGTCAGGAAATCACACCGGCGCATTCCACCGGCGATGACTTTTTCTGGCAGTGTTTCTTCCTAGCATCCATCACGGGCCACAGCAGGAGGACCGGCGCACTGGCATACTTGTCGCGCCTGCTCCCAAGACTGGGCACCTCAGTAACACCTGAAGCGAACAAGTCCGAAGGTGACTCTGAATCGGCAGCAAAGCTCTCTCAGCTTGTCACATCTCCTGAGCCAGGGTTGCTCATACGCTGCTTTGCTGCTGGGCTAGTTGACGACCAATTATTGATCCAGCGTGGCTATTTGGACCTACTTGTAACGCATCTCCCGCTGCACTCAGAGGTACTTCAGAAACGTGCCAAGGCTGGCGATTTGGAGCTGCTTCTTCGCGCGGCTGTCGGGGTTACCGTACGGAGGGATATGAGCTTGAACAGGCGGCTATGGTCATGGCTCCTGGGACCCGAGCCAGCGGCTTCGGCTGAGCATGAAGGCGCCCTCGACTCACCTACTTCGGCCACAACCCAGCCTCACTTCTTCTCGAGAACAAATTACTTTGAAGAATATGGCTTGCAGCCTCTTACACGGGCCCTGCTGAGCATGGTCAAGTCGGAAGCTGGGAATAACCCGAGCGAGAGGGCACGGCCATACCGGATATGCCTCTCCCTGATGGATCGATGGGAGATTGGCGGCTTGGTTGTTCCGGAAGTCTTCATGTCCATTGTGGACAGCGTCAAGAGGTTCAAGGAGAAAGCAGCTACAAAGACGGACTTCACCGAGGTCCTGAGAAGCGCCAGTGTCTTCTTTGATGGTGTCGAGAGCGGCCTGATTTACAGCGAAATGCTGTCGCTCATGGTCCAAGCCATCAGTCCCGGAGACCTTTCGGCTGCCGATCGACGTGCAAAGTTGGACCTCGTCAAATTCATTCTGGCCCATTTTAACGtcagagaggaggagatgatcaCCATCCACGCGCCTCTTACCGTCCTGGCCATCTTGGGCATGATAGAGGAAgccaaagaaaagaacaggAGCACATACGAACAGGCCTTGGAAATTGCGGCAAGCTTGCTTGATCTGGTTCCCGAGCGGGCGTTTTTCATGGACTCGGGGAACAAGTCCAACCCGGCCATCGAGTCCAAAGTCCTCGCTGCCACCCCTAATCTGGAACTCCTACAAAAGATCAAGACGTTTTATGTCACCGACCAGGGCAACCTCGAGGCGAGCCAGCCTCCTTACGTTTCCCACAACGTGGCAGAGCTCCTCTTGCAAAAAGCATGCGACCTCATGTGTGAGGGCCTCGGCCAAACCGAGTCGGGGGCGAACGTGGCCATCAAAACCCGGGTGTTCATGCTGGTATTATCTAAAGCGCCTACAAACCTGCTTCTTGACACCAAGAAACTGCTCGCCGCTCTACATGACTGTCTGTCTGTCGAGACGACAGTGGCCTTTACCACATATTCTTCCGCGATTTCGCTATCATCGCATCTTTATACTCTAGGTCGCATCTCGCCCGACGACCTCTCGGGCCTGGTCGTGCCTCTGGTGCGACACGCCTGGAGCTTCCTGGCAGCATCTGAGCCGAAATACCACGTCGAGACGGTTCGCAGCCTGTGGTTGCTTCAGACTGCTCTGACGCCCCTGAACCGAGAAATCGAAGCAGCTATTTGCTCGCTCATGCTTGAGCATGATATTTCTGGCACGTATGCCCAACGGTCGGCGGATCCTGGCCGCAGTTTCTGTGTGCTCTGGTCTCATAGTCTTCAGGACAATCCTTCCGGGGTGGATCGAAGAGCGCCGAAGACGCCAAATGGCGAGAAAATTCCCCGGCTGGGGGGCATGGACAACTATGAGGTCATGCTCACGAGGCCGTTGTTTCTGATGCTGGATTCTCTTGCGGATGAGAGGACGCAGCTTTTTATGACGGTGAAGACGTGGCTTAATACTCTTATTGGGATGGACAA ACTGTTGGGCATCTTTGTCTCCAAATTTGCAGAACTTCCATTCCTCAGGCGACAGCACGGTGCCGCCGCTGATCCTAAAGATGTTCATTTCACTAATGAAGATGATCTGGACTTGGGGTTGTATTATGTTCGTTCTCTATCAAGTGTCTTGAGGTGGGCACCCGACGCTGCCTGGGGAGTTCTCTCCAAGAGGACAATCAGGTCCAGCCAACCGGTTGCTGAAATAG CTGGCACGGAGGAGGACGTGACACTCCAGGAGTTTTTCCTACACGTCTGTCTTCAATGCATGGCGTGCGACGAAATTCCAGGAGACCAGCTGTCCAAGGTCAGGATCGCGCAATTGTACCGCGCCGCCCTGACGGTCCTGCATcaaatcctcctcaaccccttcgcGGGCCCTCTTTCCAAGCTCAAGCTGGAGCACCTTCTCATCGACAAGCTTTCCAAATCGCTCACGGGACCCGACCCCTACGTCCAAGTTCTCCTTCTCGACGTCGTCTTTGCCGCCCTCAAGCTCCGCGAGCTTGTTCCCGTCGAGCTTCCCACATCCCCCGTTGCCGAAAAGCAGTTGTCACCGACCGGCGAGAGAAGCAAGAGCTTCAGAATATCGGTTGCAAACGAAAGACCACAGGCCCAgctgccaccgccaccgccgacgTTGCTTAGATGCATCCTGGCAGGCCTCGGCTCACCAAGCAGCCGTCCCGTGCTTGACAGCTGGGTCAGCTTCCTCAGCGAGTGCCTGCCTCTGTACGCCGACTCCATATTTCAGGTCTTGATACCCCTGGTGGAGACGCTCTGCAGCCAAATCAGCAGCACCTTTAGCAATCTTCAACACCTCTTCCGGACACCTGACCAGGCGCCGTCGCAAGCGCCAGGTGCTCCCGAGACCACGCTTATCTCTCTCCTCAACGGTCTTGAGCAGGTTCTGGCCAACGGACACGACAGGCTGCTGGCTGAAGAGGCCAGAGCCCAGGTTGTCAAGAGCCCGGAACAGCCTCAGGGCTTCTTTGGGAACATGGGTCTGAGCGTTTTCTCCAATGACGCCCCGCAGTCGCGCAGCGTGACGGCAAACGACAGGCTTACCGTTTTGCTTGCCTTTCAGGATGCCGTCCGCATCTGCTTTGCGATCTGGTCGTGGGGTCAGGGGAGCGACGCAGCGAGGCAGGACAGCACCTCTGCTGCCTCGTTTGGGTTCACCTCGCTGCGCATGAGGAACCGGGCGCGGAGGTTGCTAGAACATCTCTTTGCTGCCGAGACGCTTGAGTGTTTGGAAACCGTGATAGGGATATGGAAGGACGCTCTCGACAGCCCGGATCAGTCGAGCCATGCAGAGGTTTTTAATCTCCTGCCTGCGCTGGATGGGTCAAGACCGAAGCACACCATCCCGGCGTTGTTTAATGCCATCTACAGCAGGACCAACCCTGGGGCGCTGGATccgtcgaggaggtcgacgCTGACAATTGAGCTGCAGGATACGGATGTGGTGATCTTCCTGGTGGACTACACGCGGTCGTTGGAGGACGACACGATGGATGAGATTTGGGGGGACTGCACGGCCTTTTTGAAGGATTTGCTTGGGAACCCGTTTCCGCACAGGCAGACGCTGCCGAGCTTGCTCGAGTTTGCGGCTGtgctgggggagaaggtggatAATACCAATTTCGGGGAgcagaggaagatgaggagggagctgGCCGATCTTTTTCTCAGGTTGCTCACGGCTATTTTCACGACGAGGCCGACGAGCTTCACGGAGAGCAGCGGCACGGTTTCTCTTTCCGGCGCGGTGTCGGAGAAGCGGGCGAGCGagtcgttgtcgttgccgttgtcgttgtcgacGGTGAATAGGCTTCCCGGAGACCGGGCGGATGACGTGGTGGGGATACTGGCGGGGATTGTGCCGAACCTGGCCAAGATTCTGGTTGAGAATGATCGGATTCTGCAGGCGGCGAGCGCGATCAGCGCGAATGTCATTGGGCCAACGTTGAGGTCGAAGGCGTTTCCTGATACTGTTTCGGGGAGCACGCTTGTTTTGCTGCACGAGTTGGCGAGGTTGCCGAACAATCagaaggggtggaagaaggatgtTGCGGATGCGTTTAATGACTCGAGGTTTTTTGGGTCGAATCTGGGACTGGTGCAGAGCGGGTGGTTGCCGCTTTTGAGCCAGTGGGCTGTCGCGGATAAGGAGCGGATGCCGGAGGTTTTGTCACGGATCACGccgccgacgacggcggGGATTGTTTTCGGGGTTGGGGCGACGTCTGCGAGGTTGGAGGCGGACAGGAAGACTCAGCTGAACCTTCGGAGGGTGGCTGCTCTTATTTTGGCGTGTCCGTACGATGCGTTTGCTGCTGAGTTGGGGCCTGTGCTGGAGAAGTTGGTGGAGTTGCTTGGTGCGACGTCTACGTCGTCGCCTTCGTCGACAACGAGGGCGGAGGTGTACATGGTTTTTCGGGCGTTGGTGCTCAGGATTAGTCCGGTGCACCTGGCGGGCATGTGGCCTGTTATCAACGCCGAGCTGCACCAGGCCATCTCTTCGGTTGTGGCGCCGGATCACTCCCCGCTGGCGGACACGTACAACAATGCCAGTGTCCTACAGGCGTGCAAGCTTTTGGATCTGTTTGTTTGTCTGGCGCCGGATGACTTTCAGCTGCATGAGTGGCTTTTTGTGACGGATACGATTGATGCGGTGTACCGCCCGGCTGGGGGGTATAAGCCGGTGGCcttggttgatgaggtgagTGAGGAATTAGGGGCGTCTgggggggcggcggcggcggcgacgggagtggtggaggagatagggggggttgggtcgggagggggggtgaggaggccgCTGTTGGGAGGAGTGATTagttgtgatgatgggggtttgttggagaggagggatgaGTTGGTGGCTAGGGTGCTGAGGCCGTTTTTTGGCCAGCTGAGCATTTGGGCTTTTGAGAGCAGGTATGCTATGGgaagggtggaggtgggagggttggagggggggttggtgagggatgttttttgggaggggagtgtGGTCAGGGCCTTGTAG
- a CDS encoding hypothetical protein (EggNog:ENOG503P3FB; COG:S), with amino-acid sequence MNNFGVIEVASTATKTTPGWAYVPDTGPSLSATALQPKNRKRAARNTQPGLSLSDLTARQENKLRKDLEALNRDNQRDVNIPVPSSSRSSHKHTPTVRKILQSQKTFANHLDDYQALLALAESNPAAVVNNPLLFLNKPVVATPQAKSASPAPVREKGGSKRGQAAAKRAAVKAAAAAAEEEEKEERKRARQLAAEGEDVEMIDSPPAPPDEVEKLVETYPADGTILPAYRKRPPAAHPGDDDPLLVSVVPSFPTDEELRSLMTAPPLSYMDSRAAFGEEGERYPIRVFCEMCGYWGRVKCMKCGVRVCGLDCLEGHREECVTRYGL; translated from the exons atgAACAACTTTGGCGTCATAGAAGTAGCCtcgacagcaacaaaaacCACCCCCGGCTGGGCCTACGTCCCCGACACCGGCCCCTCCCTGTCAGCCACCGCCCTCCAGCCAAAGAACCGCAAACGAGCCGCGCGGAATACCCAGCCTGGGCTGAGCTTGTCCGACTTGACAGCTCGACAAGAAAACAAGCTGAGGAAAGATCTCGAGGCGCTGAATCGAGACAATCAGAGGGACGTGAACATTCCTGTTCCGAGTAGCAGTAGATCGT CACACAAACACACCCCCACCGTCCGAAAAATCCTCCAGTCTCAAAAGACGTTTGCGAACCATCTCGATGATTACCAGGCTCTGCTCGCGCTGGCGGAGAGTAACCCCGCCGCGGTGGTGAACAATCCGTTGCTTTTCCTCAATAAACCGGTGGTGGCGACGCCACAGGCGAAGAGTGCGAGTCCTGCTCCGGTGAGGGAAAAGGGTGGGAGTAAAAGGGGGCAGGCGGCTGCTAAACGGGCGGCGgtgaaggcggcggcggcggcggcggaggaggaggagaaggaggagaggaaaagggCCAGACAACTCGCGGCGGAAGGGGAAGATGTGGAAATGATTgattctcctcctgctcctccggACGAGGTAGAGAAGCTGGTTGAGACGTATCCGGCGGATGGGACGATTCTGCCGGCTTATAGGAAAAGGCCGCCGGCGGCGCATCCGGGGGATGACGATCCTTTGCTTGTGTCGGTCGTTCCGAGTTTTCCGACGGATGAGGAGCTGAGGAGCTTGATGACGGCGCCGCCGTTGAGTTACATGGACTCGAGGGCTgcttttggggaggagggggagaggtacCCGATCAGGGTGTTTTGCGAGATGTGCGGGTATTGGGGTAGGGTCAAGTGTATGAAGTGTGGGGTGAGGGTTTGCGGGCTGGATTGTTTGGAGGGGCATAGGGAGGAGTGTGTTACTAGGTATGGGCTTTGA
- the KEL3 gene encoding Kelch repeat-containing protein 3 (EggNog:ENOG503NW5U; COG:S) — translation MAKAKGKKGKSESKQAKLAEKKQKQEKKADKKSKSKASKNNGDVDSDDDVDLDAVLEEMRLQQEQHHRITETVLDAPPPVSSYASFLANPVNSNQLLLFGGELYDGARASFFNKLYVYYIDKDEWRSITSPNAPLPRSSHAWCRGGNDSKSIYLFGGEFSSPKQGTFYHYSDFWKLDCSTKEWTRVETKGKSPPARSGHRLTYYKQYIILFGGFQETTGDHKYLGDVWIYDTTNFVWHTPSLPPAQLKPDPRSSFTFLPHDQGAVLYGGFSRVKVNPGAGKGGQQSGKKSKGGGYGAKMTKVVGMIHTDCFFLRVTPPPSDAPQGALPTVRWERRKKPANAPNPPRTGAAMAFHKGRGIMFGGVHDHEETEEDVDSDFFNQLFAWNIERNRFFPLGLRKPRTNNAGKKGGSGGGERGGRRGNRQANEEELLRSLAKLTAAGGGGGGGGDDDDDVMDIDLPGEQEPDEPPARKEFPVSNELPHARFNAQLAVQDDVLYIYGGIMDKGGRDVVFDDMYAIDLGKLDGCKEIFNRPLPDWIESEDEDDDDEDDDEEDHSDSEEEEDEGEDEEMEDGVEKNNSKPFTPSKRGRKTPASSAADAESTPSEREDGEAETAAAAAEEQEEVVDDGLPHPRPFESRRDFFQRTSNEWQEILMTNLRWKNIQPETLSIKEIKSKAFELSEEKWWDCREEITAMEDEQEAAGIGEVVSLADRAEGGGHGGGAARRR, via the exons ATGGCTAAGGCAAAGGGGAAAAAGGGCAAGTCCGAGTCCAAACAGGCCAAGCTcgccgagaagaagcaaaagcaAGAGAAAAAGGCGGACAAAAAGTCAAAGTCCAAGGCGTCCAAAAACAACGGCGACGTCGACTCGGACGACGACGTCGATCTCGATGCCGTCCTCGAGGAGATGCGCCTGCAGCAAGAGCAGCACCACAGAATCACCGAGACAGTCCTCGACGCCCCACCCCCCGTCAGCAGCTacgcctccttcctcgccaaccccgTCAACTCCAACCAGCTGCTCCTCTTCGGCGGCGAGCTCTACGACGGCGCCCGcgccagcttcttcaacaagctCTACGTCTACTACATCGACAAGGACGAGTGGCgctccatcacctcccccaacgcccccctccccaggtCCTCCCACGCCTGGTGCCGCGGCGGCAACGACTCCAAGTCCATCTACCTCTTCGGCGGCGagttctcctcccccaagcAAGGAACCTTCTACCACTACTCCGACTTCTGGAAACTCGACTGCTCGACCAAAGAGTGGACCCGCGTCGAGACGAAAGGGAAATCCCCCCCGGCCAGGTCGGGTCACCGCCTGACCTACTACAAGCAGTACATCATCCTCTTTGGCGGGTTCCAAGAAACAACCGGCGATCACAAGTACCTCGGTGATGTCTGGATCTacgacaccaccaacttTGTCTggcacaccccctccctccccccggCCCAGCTCAAGCCCGATCCCCGGTCCAGCTTCACTTTCTTGCCCCACGACCAGGGCGCCGTCCTGTACGGCGGTTTCTCCCGGGTCAAGGTCAACCCCGGCGCGGGAAAAGGCGGGCAGCAATCGGGCAAGAAGTCAAAGGGCGGCGGTTATGGAGCCAAAATGACAAAAGTGGTGGGCATGATCCACACGGATTGTTTTTTTCTGCGCGTCACTCCCCCGCCGTCGGACGCACCGCAGGGCGCCCTTCCGACAGTGAGATGGGagcgaagaaaaaaaccgGCCAACGCGCCCAACCCACCCCGTACCGGCGCCGCGATGGCGTTCCACAAGGGGAGAGGGATCATGTTTGGGGGTGTGCATGATCAtgaggagacggaggaggatgtcgactCTGATTTTTTCAACCAGCTTTTCGCGTGGAATATTGAGCGAAACAGGTTCTTTCCTCTTGGACTGAGGAAACCGAGGACTAATAATGCtgggaaaaaggggggtagtggtggtggtgagcgtggagggagaagggggaatCGGCAGGCTAATGAGGAGGAATTGCTGAGGTCTTTGGCGAAGCttactgctgctggtggtggtggtggtggtggtggtgatgatgatgatgatgtgatgGATATTGACCTGCCTGGTGAACAGGAACCTGACGAACCGCCGGCCAGGAAGGAGTTTCCTGTCAGCAATGAGCTGCCTCATGCGAGGTTTAACGCTCAGCTTGCGGTGCAGGATGATGTGTTGTATATTTACGGCGGGATTATGGACAAGGGGGGCAGGGATGTCGTTTTTGATGACATGTACGCGATTGACCTTGGGAAGTTGGATGGGTGCAAGGAGATTTTCAATAGGCCTTTGCCGGACTGGATT GAAtccgaggatgaagatgatgatgacgaggatgacgacgaggaagatcaCTCCGActcggaagaggaagaagatgaaggtgaagatgaagaaatGGAGGACGGTGTTGAAAAGAACAACAGCAAGCCCTTCACCCCTTCCAAACGCGGGAGGAAAACTCCCGCTTCTTCGGCCGCTGACGCGGAATCTACTCCTTCGGAGCGAGAAGACGGGGAGGCGGAgactgctgccgctgctgctgaggagcaAGAAGAAGTGGTGGATGACGGCTTGCCCCATCCGAGACCGTTTGAGAGCCGCAGGGACTTTTTCCAGAGGACGTCGAACGAGTGGCAGGAGATTTTGATGACCAATCTGAGGTGGAAGAACATCCAGCCTGAGACGCTGAGCATCAAAGAGATCAAGTCCAAGGCTTTCGAGCTGAGCGAGGAGAAGTGGTGGGATTGCAGGGAGGAGATCACGGCTATGGAGGACGAGCAGGAGGCTGCCgggattggggaggtggtttcgCTTGCTGATAGggccgagggcggtgggcacgggggtggtgctgcgAGGAGGCGTTga
- a CDS encoding hypothetical protein (EggNog:ENOG503P5CX), with the protein MATTSRILTRALPALRMMSTTAVRRDAAVAGAVPLPARKPVGALRGGLFGFFFGSTLAGAGVYYYAVQEYKASNELLTEDIYTLQRSVERLSEYITAMEQKMELLEKKKR; encoded by the exons ATGGCCACCACCTCTAGGATTTTGACCCGAGCTTTGCCTGCTCTGCGCATGATGAGCACGACGGCTGTCAGGAGGGACGCGGCCGTTGCCGGGGCGGTTCCCCTGCCCGCGAGGAAGCCCGTTGGGGCgttgagaggggg gctctttggcttcttcttcggcagcACCTTGGCCGGCGCGGGCGTGTACTATTACGCCGTGCAGGAGTACAAGGCTTCGAACGAGCTGCTGACTGAGGATATTTAC ACTCTGCAGCGTtcggtggagaggttgagcgAGTATATCACTGCGATGGAGCAAAAgatggagttgttggagaagaaaaagaggtaa
- the PDI1 gene encoding protein disulfide-isomerase precursor (EggNog:ENOG503NZ2W; COG:O), whose product MQKVHRIALGLLAAAAIATASDVVQLKKDTFDDFVKANDLVLAEFFAPWCGHCKALAPEYEEAATTLKEKNIKLAKIDCTEETELCQQHGVEGYPTLKVFRGLDNVGPYKGQRKAGAITSYMIKQSLPAVSDVTKDTLEEFKKADKVVIVAYVDAADKASSEAFSAVAEKLRDDYPFGVSTDAALAEAEGVKAPAVVVYKDFDEGKSVFTEKFEAEAIQKFAKTAATPLIGEIGPETYSDYMSAGLPLAYIFAETAEERKEISEKLKPIAEAQRGVVNFGTIDAKAYGAHAGNLNLKTDKFPAFAIQETAKNQKFPFDQEKEITLEAIKTFVDDFVAGKVEPSIKSEPIPEKQEGPVTVVVAKSYNDIVLDDTKDVLIEFYAPWCGHCKSLAPKYDELASLYAKSEFKDKVVIAKVDATANDVPDEIQGFPTIKLYPAGAKNEPVTYSGSRTVDDLIKFVAENGKYKASVSEEAEEPSAAPAASEEASSAEPAAETKEAAKEADHDEL is encoded by the exons ATGCAGAAGGTTCACAGAAtcgccctcggcctcctcgccgcTGCGGCCATCGCCACTGCTTCCGACGTTGtccagctcaagaaggaCACCTTCGACGACTTTGTCAAGGCCAACGACCTCGTCCTTGCTGAGT TCTTCGCCCCGTGGTGCGGCCACTGCAAGGCCCTCGCCCCAGAGTACGAGGAGGCTGCCACGAcgctgaaggagaagaacatCAAGCTTGCCAAGATCGACTGCACAGAAGAGACGGAGCTCTGCCAACAACACGGCGTTGAGGGTTACCCCACCCTCAAGGTCTTCCGCGGCCTCGACAATGTCGGCCCTTACAAGGGCCAGCGCAAGGCTGGTGCCATCACCTCCTACATGATCAAGCAGTCCCTCCCCGCTGTGTCCGACGTCACCAAGGACACTCTGGAGGAGTTCAAGAAGGCCGACAAGGTCGTCATCGTCGCCTACGTCGACGCTGCCGACAAGGCCTCCAGCGAGGCTTTCTCTGCCGTCGCTGAAAAGCTCCGCGACGACTACCCCTTCGGTGTCAGCACCGATGCCGCTCTCGCCGAGGCTGAGGGCGTCAAGGCCCCCGCCGTCGTTGTCTACAAGGACTTTGACGAGGGCAAGTCCGTCTTCACCGAGAAGTTCGAGGCTGAGGCCATCCAGAAGTTCGCCAAGACGGCCGCCACTCCCCTCATCGGCGAGATCGGCCCCGAGACCTACTCCGACTACATGTCGGCCGGCCTTCCCCTTGCCTACATCTTCGCCGAGACGGCCGAGGAGCGCAAGGAGATCAGCGAGAAGCTCAAGCCCATCGCCGAGGCCCAGCGTGGTGTTGTCAACTTTGGCACCATCGACGCCAAGGCCTACGGTGCCCACGCtggcaacctcaacctcaagaCCGACAAGTTCCCCGCCTTCGCCATCCAGGAGACGGCCAAGAACCAGAAGTTCCCCTTCGaccaggagaaggagatcaCCCTCGAGGCCATCAAGACTTTCGTCGATGACTTTGTCGCCGGCAAGGTCGAGCCTAGCATCAAGTCTGAGCCCATCCCCGAGAAGCAGGAGGGCCCCGTCacggttgttgttgccaagAGCTACAACGACATTGTCCTTGACGACACCAAGGATGTCCTGATCGAGTTCTACGCTCCGTGGTGCGGTCACTGCAAGTCCCTTGCTCCCAAGTACGACGAGCTCGCCAGCCTCTACGCCAAGAGCGAGTTCAAGGACAAGGTTGTCATTGCCAAGGTTGATGCCACTGCCAACGACGTTCCCGATGAGATTCAGGGCttccccaccatcaagctctACCCCGCCGGCGCCAAGAACGAGCCCGTCACCTACTCTGGCTCCCGCACCGTTGATGACCTTATCAAGTTCGTTGCCGAGAACGGCAAGTACAAGGCTTCCGTCTctgaggaggctgaggagccATCAGCTGCGCCCGCCGCTTCTGAGGAGGCCAGCTCTGCCGAGCCCGCGGCCGAGACCAAggaggctgccaaggaggCCGACCACGACGAGCTCTAG